One Prolixibacteraceae bacterium DNA segment encodes these proteins:
- a CDS encoding sialate O-acetylesterase, with amino-acid sequence MNNLRQNLFLLFLLLFSIQTAYAETKLASLIQDHMVLQRESEVLLWGWDTPGQKIKVTTSWSKDLQTITNNEGKWKIILRTPKAGGPYKLHIKGSSSHDITDILMGDVWVCSGQSNMYMPIKGYRCQPVEGSNDMILSANNDNIRFFKVGIKLSAKPLNKVKGEWKVSSIQNAPDFSAVAYNFAQEIQKSTGVPVGIISTSRGASTIEAWMDPTSLKLFNGIPIPTKVPENNGHKTATLLFNGMINPITNYKAKGFLWYQGEANCFNPENYARLSQAMIGRWRQLWGDAKMPFYFVQIAPYNYKGRKASELKEQQNKVLDLVENTGMAVTLDVGSYSCIHPQKKQIVGKRLAYLALNKTYGYKTISCDPPMLDHAEGLGSTSVKVYLKNTANGLTTFDQKLLGFEVADSDKKFHFAVARINRKDNSITVECSKVKSIQSVRYAFKDYIPATLYNTAGIPATCFRTDNW; translated from the coding sequence ATGAATAACTTGAGACAAAATCTTTTTCTTCTTTTCCTTCTTCTTTTCAGTATTCAGACTGCGTATGCGGAAACGAAATTAGCAAGTCTGATCCAAGACCACATGGTACTTCAAAGAGAGTCAGAAGTGCTTCTTTGGGGCTGGGATACTCCTGGACAAAAGATCAAGGTCACTACTTCATGGAGCAAAGACCTACAAACAATCACAAACAATGAAGGAAAATGGAAAATAATCCTAAGGACACCTAAAGCAGGAGGCCCTTACAAGCTTCACATAAAAGGGAGTTCGTCTCATGACATTACCGACATTTTAATGGGAGATGTATGGGTATGCTCTGGTCAATCCAATATGTATATGCCAATCAAAGGATATCGATGTCAACCGGTAGAAGGGAGCAACGACATGATTCTTTCAGCGAACAATGACAACATTCGTTTCTTTAAAGTAGGAATCAAACTCTCAGCAAAACCGTTAAATAAAGTCAAGGGAGAATGGAAAGTTTCATCGATTCAAAATGCCCCAGATTTTAGTGCCGTTGCCTATAATTTTGCGCAAGAGATACAAAAAAGCACAGGGGTTCCTGTTGGTATTATCTCTACTTCTAGAGGAGCTTCGACTATTGAAGCTTGGATGGACCCCACTTCATTGAAGCTCTTTAATGGTATTCCAATTCCAACAAAAGTTCCAGAAAACAATGGACATAAAACAGCAACGCTTCTTTTTAATGGTATGATCAACCCAATTACAAATTACAAAGCAAAAGGTTTCTTATGGTACCAAGGAGAAGCAAACTGTTTTAACCCAGAAAATTATGCACGGTTAAGCCAAGCCATGATTGGAAGGTGGAGACAACTTTGGGGAGATGCGAAAATGCCTTTTTACTTCGTTCAGATTGCACCTTATAATTACAAAGGTCGCAAAGCATCGGAATTAAAAGAACAACAAAATAAAGTTTTAGATTTAGTCGAGAATACAGGTATGGCCGTTACACTTGACGTAGGAAGCTACAGCTGCATTCATCCTCAAAAGAAACAAATTGTAGGAAAAAGATTGGCTTACCTTGCTTTGAACAAAACATATGGATACAAAACGATCTCATGTGATCCTCCTATGTTGGATCATGCAGAGGGATTAGGATCAACTTCGGTTAAAGTCTATCTGAAGAACACTGCCAATGGATTGACCACTTTCGATCAGAAACTATTAGGCTTTGAAGTCGCTGATTCAGATAAGAAATTCCACTTTGCAGTTGCTCGAATCAACAGAAAGGACAACTCTATTACGGTTGAGTGCTCCAAAGTAAAATCGATCCAATCAGTAAGATACGCATTTAAAGACTATATCCCAGCAACACTATACAATACAGCAGGTATTCCTGCAACTTGTTTTAGAACCGACAATTGGTAA
- a CDS encoding M13 family metallopeptidase, translating into MSRRVNYSLGCFCATLAITFSGCSVDSKKDNSEKIPAINVADLDLKANPCNDFNAYANGGWKASHPIPSDRSRFGTFDMLGDRAQAQVKTLFSEITGGEHKEGTNGYKIATFYNLGMDTAKINRDGISPISGLLESIDAIKDRAGLLDQIAFFHRHFMNPGFAFYATSDMKNSAYVIGYLSQSGLGLPDRDYYTDKGEHADEIRAAYKLHMTKMFGLTGDKNAQETTNMVYNLEDKLANKMMTRLESRSPENIYHIYDLASLKKLAPQIDWDQYFKGIGVDEVKELNVEQPEYLQFFAKEFETLDLEVWKSYLKWNVINEMASYLSSNFDKQNFEFYGKTLSGKEQQLPRWKRVQGSVNSSLSEAIGQLYVEKYFPASAKQRMVDLVGNLRVSLKERIKGLPWMGEETKVKALEKLAAINVKVGYPDKWKDYSSLNIKNDSYVQNIVRASAFSFEENKAKLYKPVDRLEWGMSPQTVNAYYSPSMNEIVFPAAILQPPFFNMNADDAVNYGAIGVVIGHEMTHGFDDEGRKYDKNGNFNDWWTEDDAKRFEKRANILVNQYSSFIVSDTVHANGSLTLGENIADLGGVNISYQAFQKVKKDDKKIDGFTPNQRFFLAYAHVWASNTREAEKLRRTKTDPHSLGKYRTNGILRNVPAFYEAFSVKEGDAMYLSKEQRAEIW; encoded by the coding sequence ATGAGTAGACGTGTAAACTATAGTTTGGGGTGTTTTTGTGCAACTCTTGCCATAACATTCAGTGGGTGTTCGGTTGATTCAAAGAAGGATAATTCGGAGAAGATACCTGCAATTAATGTAGCAGATTTGGATTTGAAAGCAAATCCATGCAATGATTTTAATGCTTATGCCAACGGAGGTTGGAAAGCAAGTCATCCAATTCCATCTGATCGAAGTCGATTTGGTACTTTTGACATGTTAGGAGATAGGGCACAAGCGCAGGTGAAAACTCTTTTCTCTGAGATAACTGGTGGAGAACATAAAGAGGGCACTAACGGATATAAGATAGCAACATTCTATAACTTGGGAATGGATACTGCTAAGATCAACCGTGATGGGATATCTCCTATATCTGGGCTTTTGGAGTCTATTGATGCGATAAAAGATAGAGCTGGATTGTTAGATCAAATTGCTTTTTTTCACCGTCATTTCATGAATCCTGGTTTTGCATTTTATGCAACTTCAGATATGAAAAATAGTGCTTATGTGATTGGTTACCTTAGTCAATCAGGGCTAGGTCTTCCTGACCGTGATTACTATACAGATAAAGGAGAACATGCTGATGAAATTCGTGCAGCTTACAAACTTCATATGACTAAAATGTTTGGTCTTACAGGAGATAAGAATGCACAAGAGACCACAAACATGGTGTATAACTTGGAGGATAAGCTAGCCAACAAGATGATGACTCGTTTGGAGTCTCGCTCTCCTGAGAATATTTACCATATCTATGATCTTGCTAGTTTGAAGAAACTTGCTCCTCAAATTGATTGGGATCAATATTTCAAAGGAATTGGAGTAGATGAGGTGAAAGAGCTTAATGTTGAGCAACCAGAATATCTTCAATTTTTTGCGAAAGAGTTCGAAACACTAGATCTAGAAGTTTGGAAAAGCTATTTGAAATGGAATGTAATCAATGAGATGGCTTCTTATTTGTCATCAAACTTTGATAAGCAAAACTTCGAATTTTATGGTAAAACGTTGAGTGGGAAAGAGCAGCAACTGCCTCGTTGGAAGCGTGTTCAAGGGTCTGTAAACTCTTCTTTGAGTGAAGCTATTGGACAGTTGTATGTGGAGAAATATTTTCCTGCATCAGCCAAACAACGAATGGTAGATCTAGTTGGAAATCTTCGTGTTTCGTTGAAAGAACGTATCAAAGGACTTCCTTGGATGGGAGAAGAGACTAAAGTGAAAGCTTTAGAGAAACTAGCTGCGATTAATGTGAAGGTAGGATATCCTGATAAGTGGAAAGACTATAGTTCATTAAATATTAAAAATGACTCGTATGTTCAAAATATTGTTCGTGCTTCAGCATTCTCTTTTGAAGAGAATAAAGCAAAACTTTATAAGCCTGTGGACCGTTTAGAGTGGGGAATGTCTCCACAAACAGTGAATGCATACTACTCACCAAGTATGAATGAGATCGTTTTTCCAGCTGCGATATTACAACCACCATTCTTTAATATGAATGCAGATGACGCGGTTAATTATGGAGCTATTGGTGTAGTTATCGGTCATGAGATGACTCACGGTTTCGATGATGAAGGTCGTAAGTATGATAAAAATGGTAATTTTAATGATTGGTGGACTGAAGATGATGCAAAACGTTTTGAGAAGAGAGCAAATATCTTAGTAAATCAATATAGTAGTTTCATTGTATCGGATACTGTTCATGCAAATGGAAGCTTAACACTAGGTGAAAATATTGCTGACCTTGGAGGTGTGAATATCTCATACCAAGCTTTCCAAAAAGTGAAGAAAGATGATAAAAAGATTGATGGATTTACTCCTAATCAGCGTTTCTTCTTAGCTTATGCTCATGTATGGGCGAGCAACACTCGTGAAGCAGAAAAATTAAGAAGAACAAAAACGGACCCACACTCTTTGGGTAAATATAGAACCAATGGTATATTACGTAATGTTCCCGCTTTTTATGAAGCTTTTTCAGTAAAAGAGGGCGATGCCATGTATCTTTCAAAAGAGCAGAGAGCAGAGATTTGGTAG
- a CDS encoding TonB-dependent receptor produces MSTIPIRLTLLSVLLCFTSLMGYAQHPSKKLKGIVHDLQGKPMGGVQVIYLYKQKAVVTQDNGSFEMTLPVDTCTIEFRYFSFKKRRYLIDMQKMAYLKGVLEPLEILEVHVTGDRNASSMQRIELSSVKMMDHGPSGGVESLLKTQPGVNSRNELSNQYTVRGGNYDENLLYINGIQIYKSLLFRSGKQEGLSSINPLMVDRVQFSTGGFSAKYGDKLSSALNVSYRLNDTLKTTLKASMLGMSAHTQGTLNKFSYNIGARYKTTTYLLSDMDEKGNYEPLFYDFQGVFRYSLGEKFSLEYLFFLSRSDYSFKPESRDTRFGTLQNPLHFKIYYDGQEKDQFLNYTNALKLIWTPTSNSEVVFAGSQWIDKERIRYDIMGQYYLQKAGEQISQNISDNNNHAGVGSDFKHSNEKVDVRIDALQLDFKVFNDYHRFQAGVKFEKEYIYEDSRRWAVYDSSGYFLPDNNDVISVESTYTMKNDIDSKRYQGYITESLFFPIGGMDLAMNVGLRYQYCDYLNEGTWSPRASLNIALNDNKNLRLAWGIYQQMPFYQEFKSMNGTFVEHLSAQKSTHYIVGYSQPLGEGRRKMILSIEAYYKKLQNMIPYLLDNVYIQYLPEYVSNGYTKGIDMKLVGEFVPGVDSWISMSYLKSEEDIEGDLYGYIPRPSDERLNLNLFYQDYLPGNRLFKMRMLFYYSTGVPFYAPQAIKTDNYFRMPSYKRIDIGFSRSLTSRRMKQKGADLWVGFDIFNLFDMSNTISYYWIKDIHANQYAVPNYMTGRRFNVSMTLSF; encoded by the coding sequence ATGAGTACCATTCCTATTCGTCTTACTTTGCTTTCAGTTTTACTGTGTTTTACTTCATTGATGGGGTATGCACAACACCCATCAAAAAAATTAAAGGGAATCGTTCATGACCTTCAAGGAAAACCAATGGGTGGGGTACAAGTGATATATCTATATAAACAAAAAGCTGTTGTAACTCAGGACAATGGATCATTTGAGATGACACTTCCTGTAGACACCTGTACCATCGAATTTCGTTATTTCTCGTTCAAAAAGAGAAGATATTTAATCGATATGCAGAAGATGGCCTATTTGAAGGGAGTTCTTGAGCCATTAGAGATTTTGGAGGTTCATGTTACAGGAGATCGAAACGCTTCATCTATGCAGCGAATAGAACTCTCATCGGTGAAGATGATGGACCATGGTCCTTCTGGTGGAGTAGAGAGTCTTTTGAAGACCCAGCCTGGTGTGAATAGTCGAAATGAATTGAGTAATCAGTATACCGTAAGAGGTGGTAATTATGATGAGAATCTACTTTATATTAACGGAATACAGATATATAAATCACTTCTATTTCGTTCTGGAAAACAGGAGGGGTTAAGTTCGATCAACCCTTTAATGGTAGATAGAGTACAGTTTTCTACTGGAGGTTTTTCTGCAAAATATGGGGACAAGTTGTCCTCGGCTCTTAATGTTTCGTATCGATTGAATGATACACTGAAGACCACACTGAAGGCGAGTATGCTCGGTATGTCGGCTCATACACAGGGGACATTGAATAAGTTTTCATATAATATTGGAGCCCGCTATAAGACGACCACCTATCTTTTGTCAGATATGGATGAAAAAGGAAATTATGAACCTCTTTTTTATGATTTCCAAGGTGTCTTTCGTTACTCTTTGGGGGAGAAGTTTTCTTTAGAGTATCTGTTTTTTCTCTCTAGAAGTGACTACTCTTTTAAACCTGAGAGTAGGGATACACGATTTGGAACATTACAAAATCCTCTACATTTTAAGATATACTACGATGGACAAGAGAAGGATCAATTTTTAAACTATACCAATGCACTAAAGCTGATTTGGACCCCAACGTCTAATAGTGAAGTGGTATTTGCTGGTTCGCAATGGATAGATAAAGAGAGGATTCGTTATGACATTATGGGGCAATATTATCTTCAGAAAGCAGGAGAACAGATTTCACAAAATATATCAGATAATAATAATCATGCAGGAGTTGGGTCAGATTTTAAGCATTCTAATGAAAAGGTGGATGTGAGAATTGATGCTTTACAGCTAGATTTTAAGGTGTTTAATGATTATCATAGGTTTCAAGCTGGGGTGAAATTTGAGAAAGAATATATTTACGAAGACAGTAGAAGATGGGCTGTGTACGACTCGTCGGGGTATTTCCTTCCGGACAATAATGATGTAATCTCTGTAGAATCTACCTATACGATGAAGAATGATATCGACTCTAAGCGTTATCAAGGATATATAACAGAGAGTCTCTTCTTCCCTATAGGAGGTATGGATTTGGCGATGAATGTGGGGTTAAGGTATCAATATTGTGATTATTTGAACGAGGGGACTTGGAGTCCTAGAGCTTCTTTAAATATCGCACTAAATGATAATAAGAATTTACGTTTGGCATGGGGAATATACCAACAGATGCCCTTTTATCAGGAATTCAAGTCTATGAATGGAACTTTTGTAGAGCATCTTTCTGCTCAAAAATCTACACATTATATAGTGGGATATAGTCAACCATTAGGAGAAGGAAGAAGAAAGATGATATTATCTATTGAGGCCTATTATAAAAAATTGCAAAATATGATTCCATATCTTTTAGATAATGTCTATATCCAATATTTACCAGAATATGTTAGTAATGGTTATACAAAGGGGATAGACATGAAGCTTGTTGGGGAGTTTGTTCCTGGAGTTGATTCATGGATAAGTATGTCTTATTTAAAGTCTGAAGAGGATATCGAAGGGGATTTGTATGGTTATATCCCGAGACCCTCGGATGAACGACTCAACTTGAACCTGTTTTATCAAGATTATCTTCCTGGCAATAGACTTTTTAAGATGCGAATGTTATTCTATTACTCAACAGGAGTCCCTTTTTATGCTCCTCAAGCGATTAAAACAGATAACTATTTCCGTATGCCATCTTATAAACGTATTGATATAGGCTTTTCACGCTCTTTAACTAGTCGTAGAATGAAACAAAAAGGAGCTGATCTTTGGGTGGGTTTTGATATTTTCAACTTGTTCGATATGTCTAATACCATCTCTTACTACTGGATTAAAGATATTCATGCGAACCAATATGCTGTTCCGAATTATATGACTGGAAGACGTTTTAATGTGAGTATGACGCTGTCTTTCTGA
- a CDS encoding glycoside hydrolase family 97 protein translates to MNRLISLVSLFLGVLLLSCESPRKVEISSPSSSIEVKLSLSGGVPYYRVFYKDKMLIGKSKLGLQFKNLDNLDSEMVAVSCDTIHHREKWSPVWGQSSSIDNNYNEMVWTLRNETRMEMKVHFRVFDDGVAFRYVVPRNDMMDSILVSKELTQFSVKGNPESWSIPANYDSYEMLYNHKRLSKVKDANTPITMKREDGVYLSIHEASLTNYAGMTLVNERGNNVLGANLVPWPDGIKVRVDSDLISPWRTIQIAPKAGDLITSSLILNLNEPSKVKDTSWIKPMKYVGVWWGMHIGTEVWTEGGRHGATTENSKRYIDFAHEHGFTGFLPEGWNKGWDKWGQSGAFDQITPAKDFNIEEVVKYGKEKGVGFIGHHETGGDIVTYEKYMDKAFKMLHDLGAVGVKTGYAGGIYPRGQHHHGQFMVNHYRRVVETAAKYHLMVDAHEPIKATGIARTWPNMMTREGVRGQEWNAWSDGNPPSHYATIPFTRMLGGPIDYTPGIFDLLIKNTKDKRVSWNCDDLSKTRVHTTLAKQLALYVVIFSPWQMVADLPENMEGNPALQFIEEVPTTWDQTLVPIAQIGEEVVIARRSGENWFIGGLTNEKARDSKLTLNFLEGNKKYRATIFRDAADTDFDKTPEKIAIETRVVSTHDVLNVHMVQGGGYAISFMPIN, encoded by the coding sequence ATGAACAGGCTAATATCATTAGTATCACTATTCCTAGGAGTGCTTCTGCTCTCCTGTGAATCTCCACGAAAAGTAGAAATTTCTTCTCCAAGTAGTTCCATCGAGGTGAAGTTGTCTTTAAGTGGTGGTGTGCCGTATTATCGTGTATTTTACAAGGATAAGATGCTGATAGGAAAATCTAAATTGGGTTTGCAATTTAAAAATCTAGATAATTTAGATTCTGAGATGGTTGCAGTCTCATGTGATACCATTCATCATAGAGAGAAGTGGAGTCCTGTGTGGGGACAAAGTTCTTCTATAGATAATAATTATAATGAAATGGTATGGACGCTTCGTAATGAAACACGTATGGAGATGAAGGTGCATTTTAGAGTTTTTGATGATGGCGTTGCTTTCCGATATGTTGTACCTAGAAATGATATGATGGATAGTATATTGGTTTCAAAGGAGCTGACTCAGTTTAGTGTCAAGGGAAATCCTGAAAGTTGGTCAATACCTGCTAATTATGACTCTTATGAGATGCTCTATAATCATAAACGACTTTCTAAGGTGAAAGATGCTAATACTCCTATTACAATGAAGCGTGAAGATGGAGTATATTTGAGTATTCATGAGGCCAGTCTTACCAACTATGCAGGAATGACTTTGGTAAATGAAAGAGGAAATAATGTGTTAGGTGCAAATCTTGTTCCTTGGCCTGATGGGATAAAGGTAAGAGTGGACTCTGACTTGATTTCTCCATGGAGAACAATACAAATTGCTCCAAAGGCAGGTGACTTGATTACTTCTTCTTTGATTTTGAACTTAAATGAACCATCAAAGGTTAAAGATACTAGTTGGATTAAGCCGATGAAGTATGTAGGTGTTTGGTGGGGTATGCATATTGGTACTGAAGTTTGGACTGAAGGGGGACGTCATGGCGCTACGACAGAAAACTCAAAGCGTTATATCGACTTTGCTCACGAACATGGTTTTACTGGTTTTCTTCCTGAAGGATGGAATAAAGGATGGGACAAGTGGGGACAGAGTGGTGCCTTTGATCAGATAACTCCAGCAAAAGATTTTAATATTGAAGAGGTAGTTAAGTATGGTAAAGAGAAAGGCGTAGGTTTTATTGGTCACCATGAGACTGGTGGAGACATTGTTACCTACGAAAAATATATGGATAAGGCATTCAAAATGCTACATGATTTGGGGGCTGTAGGAGTTAAAACTGGTTATGCTGGAGGAATATATCCTCGTGGTCAGCATCATCATGGACAATTTATGGTTAATCATTATAGACGTGTGGTGGAGACTGCTGCCAAATATCATTTAATGGTAGATGCACATGAACCAATTAAAGCTACAGGAATTGCTCGTACTTGGCCAAATATGATGACTCGTGAAGGGGTTCGTGGTCAGGAATGGAATGCTTGGAGTGATGGAAATCCACCTAGTCATTATGCGACGATCCCATTTACTAGAATGTTGGGAGGTCCTATTGATTATACTCCTGGAATATTTGATTTGTTAATTAAGAATACTAAAGATAAACGCGTAAGTTGGAATTGTGACGATCTATCGAAGACTCGTGTACATACTACTTTAGCGAAGCAATTAGCATTGTATGTTGTGATTTTTTCTCCTTGGCAGATGGTAGCTGACCTACCTGAAAACATGGAAGGGAATCCAGCTCTTCAATTTATTGAAGAGGTGCCTACAACATGGGATCAAACACTAGTACCTATTGCACAAATAGGTGAAGAGGTGGTTATTGCTCGTAGAAGTGGGGAGAATTGGTTTATTGGGGGACTAACCAATGAGAAAGCTCGTGATAGTAAACTGACTCTTAATTTCTTAGAAGGAAACAAAAAGTATAGAGCAACGATCTTTAGAGATGCTGCAGATACTGATTTTGATAAAACACCTGAAAAGATTGCTATTGAGACAAGAGTGGTTTCTACACACGATGTTTTAAATGTACATATGGTACAAGGTGGTGGTTATGCTATTTCATTTATGCCTATTAATTAA
- the nhaA gene encoding Na+/H+ antiporter NhaA — protein MNIESQKTGRIRARFHQFLEADASGGVLLIVCTFAALLWANSPFKEAYEHLLHSEIAFHIGSFHFEMHLLHWVNDVLMAIFFFVVGLEIKREIIAGELSSLKKAVLPALGAVGGMLLPAVFFVMMAAGRPGAQGWGIPMATDIAFSLGILSLLGKRVPLPLKVFLVALAIVDDLGAIVVIALFYTSNLAVGYLYYALAILAVMFVMNRQKVYKIYPYVILGIIVWYFFYLSGIHATIAGVLVAFTIPIRRELDEKIFNKTLKKISIDSEHVTDYTISDEDIHKIDHLRKNAKRVLSPVQYLEHKLHKVVNFFIMPVFAVANAGVDLSSGGGSGEDYSYISLCVGLSLLLGKTFGIVGVAWLGVKLKIAELPKSIKWKHMFGVAMLGGLGFTMSLFISNLAYMDVAMLSAAKVGVLVGSTVSGILGYFYLKLTLPKTTLE, from the coding sequence ATGAACATTGAATCTCAAAAAACCGGGCGTATTAGAGCCCGATTTCATCAATTTCTAGAGGCAGATGCTTCTGGTGGCGTATTGTTAATTGTATGTACTTTTGCTGCTCTACTATGGGCAAATTCTCCTTTTAAGGAAGCTTATGAGCATCTATTACATTCAGAGATTGCTTTTCACATTGGATCATTTCATTTTGAAATGCATCTATTGCATTGGGTAAATGATGTCTTAATGGCAATATTTTTCTTTGTCGTTGGATTAGAGATTAAACGAGAGATTATTGCTGGCGAACTCTCTTCTTTGAAGAAAGCAGTCCTTCCTGCTCTTGGAGCTGTCGGGGGAATGCTGCTTCCAGCAGTCTTTTTTGTTATGATGGCAGCGGGAAGACCTGGTGCTCAAGGATGGGGTATTCCGATGGCAACTGATATTGCATTCTCTCTTGGAATATTGAGTCTTTTGGGCAAAAGAGTTCCATTGCCATTGAAAGTTTTCTTGGTTGCTTTGGCTATTGTGGATGATTTAGGAGCTATTGTGGTTATCGCACTGTTCTATACTTCTAATTTGGCTGTTGGCTATCTGTATTATGCATTGGCTATTTTGGCTGTGATGTTTGTGATGAATAGACAAAAAGTGTATAAGATTTATCCTTACGTAATTTTAGGAATTATTGTGTGGTATTTCTTCTACCTCTCGGGTATTCACGCAACTATTGCTGGAGTATTGGTTGCTTTTACTATTCCTATTCGTAGAGAGCTGGATGAGAAGATCTTTAATAAAACTTTAAAAAAGATCTCTATTGACTCTGAGCATGTAACAGATTATACGATTAGTGATGAGGATATTCATAAGATTGATCATTTAAGAAAGAATGCGAAACGAGTATTAAGTCCTGTACAGTATTTAGAACATAAACTACATAAAGTGGTTAACTTCTTTATTATGCCTGTTTTTGCCGTTGCTAATGCAGGGGTTGACTTATCCTCTGGTGGTGGTTCAGGAGAAGATTATAGCTATATCTCTCTGTGTGTAGGACTTTCCCTGCTTCTAGGTAAAACCTTCGGTATTGTTGGTGTTGCTTGGTTAGGGGTAAAGCTAAAGATTGCAGAGCTTCCAAAATCCATTAAATGGAAACATATGTTTGGAGTGGCAATGTTAGGTGGACTCGGCTTTACGATGTCTTTATTTATAAGTAACTTGGCTTATATGGACGTTGCTATGTTGAGTGCTGCGAAAGTAGGTGTGCTTGTCGGGTCTACGGTTTCGGGTATTCTAGGATATTTTTATTTGAAATTAACACTTCCAAAGACAACTTTAGAGTAG
- a CDS encoding DMT family transporter, with the protein MKDSSKKSLLLLHLVVIIYGFTGVLGRLIEMEAVSLVWYRILFASFSLGAYMVLTRMSFKMETKALLKVAGIGLIVAVHWITFFYAIKISNISVALGTFSVGTLFASILEPLFFKKKIKKLEVVTGLLIIIGLYIIFNFEFKYFAGIMVAILSAFLATLFTVLNRFFATEEYSPITVSFYEMVAGVLGITIWMGIKGNLNSALFEVSSIDLFYLMILGVVCTAFAFVLSVWVMRQLSAYTVVLTVNLEPVYSIVLAQILFPETEKMSFGFYIGTFILLLAVFLFPIVERWSVTRGRSLKS; encoded by the coding sequence ATGAAGGATTCAAGTAAAAAGAGTTTGTTATTACTCCATTTGGTGGTAATTATTTATGGTTTTACTGGTGTTTTAGGACGTTTGATTGAGATGGAAGCGGTCTCATTAGTATGGTATCGTATTCTGTTTGCTTCGTTTAGTTTGGGAGCTTATATGGTGCTGACACGTATGTCTTTTAAAATGGAGACAAAAGCTCTTTTAAAGGTTGCTGGCATAGGACTTATCGTTGCAGTTCACTGGATTACTTTCTTCTATGCCATTAAAATATCCAATATATCTGTTGCCTTGGGAACCTTCTCCGTTGGAACTCTGTTTGCAAGTATTCTAGAGCCTCTTTTCTTTAAAAAGAAAATAAAGAAACTTGAAGTGGTTACTGGCTTACTAATTATTATAGGATTGTATATAATATTTAATTTTGAGTTTAAATATTTTGCTGGAATTATGGTTGCCATCCTATCGGCTTTTCTTGCAACACTTTTTACTGTATTGAATAGATTCTTTGCTACTGAAGAATATTCCCCAATAACGGTGTCGTTTTATGAGATGGTCGCTGGGGTACTCGGTATTACTATTTGGATGGGAATAAAGGGAAATCTAAATAGTGCTCTTTTTGAAGTGTCCTCCATAGATCTCTTCTATCTAATGATACTAGGAGTCGTCTGTACAGCTTTTGCTTTTGTTTTGAGTGTGTGGGTAATGAGACAATTATCTGCTTATACAGTAGTTCTTACAGTCAATCTAGAACCTGTTTATAGTATTGTTCTTGCACAAATACTATTCCCCGAAACAGAGAAAATGTCTTTTGGTTTCTATATTGGGACATTTATTCTACTATTAGCAGTTTTTCTATTTCCTATTGTAGAGCGTTGGTCCGTGACGAGAGGTCGAAGTTTAAAATCGTAA